Part of the Acidimicrobiales bacterium genome, CGACGTCGTCGACGCCGGCCGCTGCCGCCTGGTCGAGGACCGCCTCGATGACGAGCTGGCGCACGTCCGGCGCCCGCATCGGGGGGAGCGGGAGCGAGACGTCGTCGAAGGCGATCGTGAGGCGCATCCCGGGGTGCAGGAGGGCGGACAGCGGGGGGGAGTCGCCGAGCGGGTGCTCGAGCGCCTCCCGGATCGCGGCGGCTGGGTCGCGCAGGGGGGCGACGGGCTCGGGCGGGTAGATGACCCGCGAGCCGACGGGGAGGCGCTCGAGGCGGAAGCCCTCCCCGTGCCAGAACAGCACGGGGGGCGTCGAGCGGTCGACCTCGAGGACGAACCCCGGCCTCGGGCTCACGTCCTGCCCTCTCCTTCCTCGGTGCCGATCGGGTCGGCGGTCGCGCTCCACCATCTCGTCGCCGCGTCGCGCCGCAGGTCGAACGCGACCTTCACCGCGCCGCGCCGACCGGCGTTCGCCGCGTGGCGAATGGCCTCCTCGTAGCGCTCAAGAGGGTAGCGGGCCGAGACGAGGCGGCCGAGGTCTGCCGCCTCGACGAGCTCGAGCGCGAGCTGGAAGGTGGGGCGCTCGTCGCCGGCCAGCTGCTCGGTGCCGTAGGCGTAGGTGCCCGAGAGCGTCACCTCGCGCTGCCACAGCGGCGCGAGGTCGACGTGCACCGACCCCGGCATGCCGACGAGGACGATGCGCCCCCCGGGCCGGACGACGGCGAGGCAGGCCGCGATCGACTCCGCGCTCGCCACGCAGTCGAGGACGACGTCCGCCCCGCCGGCGAGTCGCCGGACGCCACCGCTGCGACCGGCGAGGGCGAGGGAACCGGTGGACCGGCGGACCGCTCGGGCCAGCTCGCCGGGCTCGACGACGGCATCGGCGCCGAGCTGGTCGGCGAGCGAGCGCTGCACGGGGTGCTTGGCCACCGCGAGGAGGCTGGCGGGCAGGCTGAGCTGCCGGAGCGCTGCGACCGTGAGCAGGCCAAGCGTCCCCGCTCCGAGGACGACGACGTGCTCGCCCGGGGCGACGCGCGCGGCGAGCGCGGCGTGGATGGCACACGCGGTCGGCTCGACGAGCACGGCGTCCTCGTCGCTCAGGTGGTCCGGCACGAGGTGGAGCTGGCTCTCGTGGGCGACGAGCTCCTCGGACCACCCGCCCCCGGTGTCGGCGCAGTACCCGGTCTGCAGGCCCGGCCGCAGGTGGCCGAACGCGATCCGCTCGCAGCGGCCTCGTCGTCCCGCGGCGCAGGCGCGGCACGGCGGGTCGAGGCCGCGGACGACGCAGGACAGGACCGGCTCGAGGACGACGCGGCGGCCCGCGTCCGGACCGTCGAGGAGGTCGGCGACGACCTCGTGGCCGGGCACGAACGGGAAGCTGACGATCGGTTCGAAGTAGCGCGAGCTCGCGCCGTCGAGTGTCGTGAGGTCCGAGCCGCAGATGCCCGCGAGCCGTGGCCGCAGCCGCCGCCAGGAAGGTCCGAGCGGGCGCGGGGGGTCGACGTCGGCGAGCCGCAGCGGACCGATCCCGATGCCAGCTCCGGCGCCGGCGAGCGCAGCAGCGGCGCGTGCCGCGGCGAAGCGGTGGACGTGTCGTTCGACGAGGAGGGCCTTCATGCTCGTGCCGCTGGACCGAGCTGGGTGGCGCTCGGCGGCTCCGTGCGCGGCCCGGTGCGGCGCGTCGCGACCGCGAGCGGGCGCCACGGGCCCCCGGGGGCGCGTCCCCACCGCTCGATCGGCCAGCCGCGCCGTCGGGCGATCGCGGCGAG contains:
- a CDS encoding zinc-binding dehydrogenase, producing MKALLVERHVHRFAAARAAAALAGAGAGIGIGPLRLADVDPPRPLGPSWRRLRPRLAGICGSDLTTLDGASSRYFEPIVSFPFVPGHEVVADLLDGPDAGRRVVLEPVLSCVVRGLDPPCRACAAGRRGRCERIAFGHLRPGLQTGYCADTGGGWSEELVAHESQLHLVPDHLSDEDAVLVEPTACAIHAALAARVAPGEHVVVLGAGTLGLLTVAALRQLSLPASLLAVAKHPVQRSLADQLGADAVVEPGELARAVRRSTGSLALAGRSGGVRRLAGGADVVLDCVASAESIAACLAVVRPGGRIVLVGMPGSVHVDLAPLWQREVTLSGTYAYGTEQLAGDERPTFQLALELVEAADLGRLVSARYPLERYEEAIRHAANAGRRGAVKVAFDLRRDAATRWWSATADPIGTEEGEGRT